One window of Thermocoleostomius sinensis A174 genomic DNA carries:
- a CDS encoding Calvin cycle protein CP12, protein MSNIQDQIEKERTEAREVCGVKGAESAECAAAWDAVEELQAEASHQKQKAQPEKNSFQQYCDANPDADECRVYDN, encoded by the coding sequence ATGAGCAATATTCAAGATCAAATCGAGAAAGAGCGTACCGAAGCCCGTGAAGTTTGCGGCGTCAAAGGCGCAGAATCTGCAGAATGTGCAGCTGCTTGGGATGCTGTTGAAGAACTGCAAGCAGAGGCATCTCACCAAAAGCAAAAGGCCCAGCCAGAGAAAAACTCTTTTCAACAGTACTGTGATGCCAACCCCGATGCTGATGAATGCCGGGTATACGACAACTAG
- a CDS encoding SDR family NAD(P)-dependent oxidoreductase, producing MSFKTILVAGASRGIGLAVAEHLAPQTDRLLSVSRTKSPIGEWIQADLADLAGVETVASAIGQAPLDALLYMGGTWETHAFTSQYRFEACSDADIVRVLVVNLVAPIRLVKALLPALRRSDNPKIVFMGSLSGRDNFSGREVANTASKFGLRGVVHSLREELRSQQIGVTVINPGNVGTPEVLADLAADHLLGGEAIPLSDLLRIIDCVLSLSRATCIKEIDVPAMLGEGA from the coding sequence ATGTCATTCAAAACCATTCTTGTTGCTGGAGCCAGCCGTGGCATTGGACTTGCTGTCGCAGAACATCTAGCCCCCCAGACCGATCGCTTACTGTCGGTATCTCGCACTAAATCACCCATTGGGGAATGGATTCAGGCAGATTTGGCAGACTTGGCTGGGGTGGAAACAGTGGCAAGCGCGATCGGACAAGCGCCCCTCGATGCGTTGCTATATATGGGCGGCACGTGGGAAACCCATGCCTTCACGAGCCAATACCGCTTTGAAGCCTGTTCCGATGCAGATATTGTGCGAGTTCTTGTCGTCAACCTAGTGGCTCCTATTCGCTTAGTAAAAGCATTGCTGCCTGCGTTGCGGCGATCAGACAATCCTAAAATTGTCTTCATGGGTTCCCTATCAGGGCGAGATAATTTCTCTGGCCGAGAAGTAGCCAATACTGCCTCGAAGTTTGGGTTGCGGGGGGTGGTGCATTCCTTGCGGGAAGAGTTGCGATCGCAGCAGATTGGAGTAACAGTGATCAATCCCGGCAATGTCGGCACACCGGAGGTTCTAGCGGATCTGGCTGCCGATCACTTGTTAGGGGGTGAGGCGATTCCTCTCAGCGATCTGCTCCGTATCATTGATTGTGTGCTTTCCCTATCGCGGGCCACCTGCATCAAAGAGATCGATGTACCTGCCATGCTGGGTGAAGGAGCTTAA
- the pilM gene encoding type IV pilus assembly protein PilM — translation MASGLKNLFAKKPNGIGVELAPDRVNVARLKRKGQGFQLINLASAEVPEGVFQEGQITDSAAMAEIIQSVLIEAKLKVKHVATAIPGSRDTVTRIISVPAELDDRELREMVLNQEAGLYLPFPREEADVDYQKLGFFLDEDGIEKVQVLLVATRKEVTDTYLDTFRQAGLLLDVLEISSFSLIRTLRQQLRQFTSQEATAIVDIEFESTEISIVVEGVPQFSRTVPIGTYQIQSALSRAMNLPPSRNTELLQGMTVPVVPMDSMSATTPKPGTTNPGTAAMLRVLGELSDELRRSIDFYHNQGDNTEVAQLLLAGPGGAIGQLDEFFSQRLSLPASQIDPVSALSLEIDQEIPSSQRVGLGVVLGLGLREAGGG, via the coding sequence GTGGCTAGTGGTCTTAAAAATCTATTTGCGAAAAAACCAAACGGAATTGGCGTGGAATTGGCTCCCGATCGCGTCAATGTGGCCCGTTTGAAAAGGAAAGGACAAGGGTTTCAGTTGATTAATTTGGCTTCGGCTGAAGTGCCGGAAGGTGTTTTTCAGGAAGGACAAATTACCGACTCGGCTGCGATGGCTGAAATTATTCAGTCAGTCTTAATAGAAGCCAAGTTGAAGGTGAAACATGTCGCCACGGCGATTCCCGGCAGTCGGGATACCGTGACACGCATTATTTCCGTTCCGGCTGAGTTGGACGATCGTGAACTGCGGGAAATGGTGCTAAATCAAGAAGCAGGACTATATTTGCCGTTTCCTCGCGAAGAAGCCGACGTGGATTATCAAAAGCTGGGGTTTTTTCTCGATGAAGACGGCATTGAAAAGGTTCAGGTGTTGTTGGTCGCAACCCGTAAAGAAGTCACTGATACCTACCTTGATACATTTCGTCAGGCAGGGCTATTGCTGGATGTGCTAGAAATCAGCAGCTTTTCGTTGATCCGCACCCTTCGCCAACAGTTGCGGCAGTTTACCTCGCAGGAAGCCACAGCGATCGTAGATATTGAATTTGAGAGCACTGAAATTTCGATCGTGGTAGAAGGAGTGCCGCAATTTTCTCGCACTGTGCCAATCGGAACCTATCAGATTCAAAGTGCCCTCAGTCGAGCCATGAATTTGCCGCCGTCTCGCAATACCGAACTGCTACAAGGGATGACTGTGCCCGTTGTGCCAATGGATAGTATGAGCGCAACGACGCCAAAGCCGGGAACAACCAATCCTGGCACCGCCGCCATGCTCCGGGTTTTAGGTGAATTATCCGATGAACTGCGCCGATCGATCGATTTTTATCACAACCAGGGCGACAATACAGAAGTGGCTCAACTGTTGCTGGCTGGGCCGGGTGGGGCAATCGGTCAATTAGACGAATTTTTCTCACAGCGGCTTAGTTTGCCGGCTAGCCAAATTGATCCGGTTTCAGCCCTTTCGCTGGAAATTGATCAAGAGATTCCATCTTCACAACGGGTGGGATTGGGCGTTGTACTGGGGTTGGGGCTACGCGAGGCAGGAGGAGGATGA
- a CDS encoding phytoene desaturase family protein, which translates to MNQTVIIIGSGIGGLSCAALLARYGFNVTVCESHSIAGGAAHAFERQGFIFDSGPSLYSGLSYRPSPNPLRHVLDAIGVDVNWVTYDTWGCFLPEGDFETSVGADQFCQVLSQLRGSTAVSEWRYLQQVMEPLANAAVAMPPAAVRFDWGAALTIAPFAWSLASHAPNILKLTGPFSRIMDGIIHDPFLRNWLDLLSFLLSGLPANGTSAAEMAFMFADWYRPGVKLDYPIGGSGALVNALVQGLEKHGGRVLLNAHVEQIVVEDDRAVGVRLRTGQTLRGRAIISNASVWDTLKLLPEGAVPKQFVETRQATPECDSFMHLHLGIDATGLSPELACHHIIVNDWSQGVTAPQNVVLISIPSLLDPALAPPGKHTIHVYTPGNEPYDLWQGMDRHREAYTQQKHARSQVMWQALERVIPDIRSRCEVSLVGTPLTHERYLRRHRGSYGPAIRAGEGMFPVPTTPLAGLLCCGDSTFPGIGLPAVAASGMIAANTLAPVSKHLDMLNALGYR; encoded by the coding sequence ATGAACCAAACAGTCATTATCATTGGCAGCGGCATCGGTGGTTTAAGCTGTGCTGCCTTGTTAGCCCGTTATGGCTTTAACGTCACCGTTTGCGAAAGCCACTCGATCGCTGGAGGAGCCGCCCATGCCTTCGAGCGCCAGGGGTTTATCTTTGATTCTGGCCCATCTCTCTATTCTGGGTTGTCCTATCGCCCTTCACCCAATCCCCTACGGCACGTGTTAGACGCGATCGGGGTTGATGTAAATTGGGTCACGTACGACACCTGGGGCTGTTTTTTGCCAGAAGGAGACTTTGAAACCTCTGTAGGAGCCGATCAGTTTTGCCAAGTATTGTCTCAACTACGCGGTTCCACAGCAGTCTCCGAATGGCGTTACCTTCAACAGGTGATGGAACCGTTGGCCAACGCCGCCGTTGCTATGCCTCCAGCCGCCGTGCGGTTTGATTGGGGAGCCGCTTTGACGATCGCCCCGTTTGCGTGGTCATTAGCGAGCCACGCTCCCAATATTTTGAAACTGACTGGACCCTTTAGTCGGATCATGGACGGCATCATCCATGATCCGTTTTTGCGCAACTGGCTGGATCTGTTGAGTTTTCTGTTGTCGGGGTTACCTGCCAACGGTACAAGTGCGGCTGAAATGGCGTTTATGTTTGCCGACTGGTATCGCCCCGGTGTCAAGCTCGATTATCCGATCGGCGGCAGTGGAGCGTTGGTGAATGCGTTGGTGCAAGGCTTGGAAAAACACGGCGGCAGAGTGTTGCTGAATGCGCATGTTGAGCAGATTGTAGTCGAGGACGATCGGGCGGTAGGGGTGCGGTTGCGCACGGGGCAAACGCTGCGAGGGCGAGCGATTATTTCTAACGCTTCGGTGTGGGATACGCTGAAGCTATTGCCAGAGGGGGCTGTGCCTAAACAGTTCGTGGAAACGCGACAAGCCACACCTGAATGCGACAGTTTTATGCATTTACATCTCGGCATTGATGCGACTGGACTATCCCCGGAGCTAGCGTGCCACCATATTATTGTTAACGATTGGAGCCAGGGCGTTACGGCTCCTCAAAATGTGGTGCTGATTTCAATTCCCTCGTTGCTTGATCCCGCTCTTGCACCTCCCGGCAAACACACCATTCATGTCTATACTCCTGGCAATGAACCCTATGATCTGTGGCAGGGGATGGATCGTCATCGTGAAGCGTATACCCAACAGAAACATGCCCGATCGCAGGTGATGTGGCAAGCGCTGGAACGAGTGATCCCTGATATTCGATCGCGCTGTGAAGTTTCACTGGTGGGAACGCCTTTGACCCATGAACGCTACTTGCGTCGCCATCGGGGATCATATGGCCCGGCCATTCGCGCTGGTGAAGGAATGTTTCCTGTCCCCACTACTCCCTTAGCAGGGTTACTATGCTGCGGGGATTCAACGTTCCCTGGTATTGGATTGCCAGCGGTAGCCGCTAGCGGCATGATTGCAGCGAATACGCTGGCTCCGGTTTCCAAACATTTGGACATGCTGAACGCGCTCGGCTATCGGTGA
- a CDS encoding FHA domain-containing protein produces MQIQLTWEDPATGERRSPILSVPIALGREFARLPDTLNRQRVARIVLESGQVSRYHALIEQEGTGIVITDQGSSNGIFINGTRQGRSFLSTGDIVQIGPYQISIALAGAATPQPRSGSTIIFHPETDLPVPASPAPPVSPTAPAFPPPLFQAQQVSIQDLLHIGFPVQEFDYAALGAGLGSFIWVDLLRIGGVRTSQIVALGIEKVPYARYQRLCVNSQIPPHERLRSNSDSCPDNIWGWPSYALRESWHDFWKGNLGEAFKHLWQVFGEPTFAETYTPRSGNVFASIDREAKRIGWDEIYRYGRIRGIRKTDDGRYVIAYSQASANRRDYGFIVARYVHLATGYPGIQVLQDLQDYRERTKDFKTVVNAYEEHEHVYKHLEQQGGTVMIRGRGIVASRIVQRIYEVRKNNPTVNVALLHLLRSAKPQGNRFGKAQRAVKNYYELQPFNWPKACWGGDLRVMLESASPAERQRLLADWGGTTTADRVDWQTIARQGLEQGWYQIVFGDVEKVEPNGQGGTITYIKEKEFKGKLELNADFIIDATGLDAKVKTNPLLDDLVNHYQLPINPLGRLAVSNDFELTEMRSGGQGRMYAAGAMTLGGPYAAVDSFLGLQFAALRSVDDLAKHRAPRLHRTNGVGSVVQWLKWVFNQSPN; encoded by the coding sequence ATGCAGATTCAATTGACCTGGGAAGATCCGGCTACCGGAGAGCGACGATCGCCAATACTATCGGTTCCTATCGCGTTGGGGCGCGAGTTTGCCCGTTTACCCGATACACTCAACCGTCAGCGGGTGGCACGCATTGTTCTAGAAAGTGGGCAGGTGTCTCGCTATCATGCCCTGATCGAGCAAGAAGGCACGGGGATTGTCATAACGGATCAAGGCAGTTCCAACGGTATTTTCATCAATGGCACTCGGCAGGGGCGCAGTTTTCTGTCTACAGGCGATATCGTGCAAATTGGGCCCTACCAAATTTCCATTGCCTTAGCGGGGGCCGCCACACCTCAACCTCGCAGTGGCTCTACGATTATTTTTCATCCCGAAACCGATCTACCCGTTCCGGCTTCCCCTGCGCCGCCCGTGTCTCCCACAGCCCCCGCGTTCCCGCCACCGCTGTTCCAAGCACAACAGGTCTCGATTCAAGACCTGTTGCATATAGGCTTTCCCGTTCAAGAATTTGACTATGCTGCATTGGGGGCTGGGTTGGGCAGTTTCATCTGGGTCGATTTATTGCGAATTGGTGGCGTTCGTACTAGTCAAATTGTGGCGCTGGGTATTGAAAAGGTTCCGTATGCGCGCTATCAGCGGCTCTGTGTCAATTCTCAAATTCCGCCCCATGAACGCTTGCGATCGAATTCTGATTCCTGTCCTGACAATATTTGGGGTTGGCCCAGCTATGCTCTGCGTGAATCTTGGCATGATTTTTGGAAGGGTAACCTCGGAGAAGCGTTCAAGCATTTGTGGCAAGTATTCGGTGAACCCACGTTTGCTGAAACCTATACCCCCCGATCGGGCAATGTATTTGCCTCAATCGATCGAGAAGCCAAGCGCATTGGCTGGGATGAAATCTATCGCTATGGACGGATTCGGGGCATTCGCAAAACGGATGATGGTCGCTATGTCATTGCCTATTCGCAAGCCTCGGCGAACCGTCGCGATTATGGCTTCATCGTGGCGCGGTATGTGCATTTAGCCACAGGCTATCCTGGCATTCAAGTTCTGCAAGATCTCCAGGATTACCGCGAACGGACAAAAGATTTCAAGACCGTTGTTAATGCTTACGAAGAACACGAACACGTTTACAAGCACCTAGAGCAACAAGGCGGTACGGTGATGATTCGCGGTCGGGGCATTGTGGCGTCGCGCATCGTGCAGCGAATTTATGAAGTTCGCAAAAACAATCCCACCGTCAATGTAGCGCTGCTGCACTTGTTGCGATCGGCAAAACCACAGGGCAATCGCTTTGGCAAAGCTCAACGGGCGGTTAAAAATTACTATGAGCTACAGCCCTTTAATTGGCCCAAGGCCTGTTGGGGGGGGGATTTGCGCGTCATGTTGGAGTCGGCCAGCCCCGCAGAACGGCAGCGGCTTTTGGCAGACTGGGGCGGCACCACCACCGCCGATCGAGTGGACTGGCAAACCATTGCCCGGCAAGGTCTCGAGCAAGGATGGTATCAGATTGTATTTGGTGATGTGGAGAAGGTAGAACCTAACGGACAAGGGGGAACTATTACCTACATTAAGGAAAAAGAGTTTAAAGGCAAGCTGGAACTGAACGCTGACTTTATTATTGATGCGACGGGATTAGATGCCAAGGTGAAAACCAATCCACTGTTAGATGATTTAGTCAATCACTACCAATTACCCATTAATCCACTGGGACGGTTAGCTGTCTCGAATGACTTTGAGTTAACCGAGATGCGATCGGGGGGGCAAGGACGCATGTACGCGGCTGGAGCGATGACATTGGGCGGACCCTATGCGGCTGTTGATAGTTTCCTAGGTCTGCAATTTGCAGCACTGCGATCGGTAGATGACCTCGCCAAACATCGCGCTCCGCGCCTGCATCGCACCAATGGCGTAGGGTCAGTGGTTCAGTGGTTGAAGTGGGTATTCAATCAGTCTCCAAATTGA
- the tsaE gene encoding tRNA (adenosine(37)-N6)-threonylcarbamoyltransferase complex ATPase subunit type 1 TsaE, giving the protein MVLQQWQVRLTDTAATHQLGIRLGQWLSPGQVLLLQGDLGSGKTTLVQGIGTGLGIQDPIVSPTFILLNEYLEGRIPLYHVDLYRLSPPEVEALQLERYWDGVEVIPGIMAIEWPERLSYKPSSYLHIHLSYINNGQRQATIESVGTDSPALNQLISSIDTTN; this is encoded by the coding sequence ATGGTGCTACAGCAATGGCAGGTGAGACTGACTGATACGGCTGCTACCCATCAGTTAGGCATCCGCTTGGGGCAGTGGCTCAGTCCTGGTCAGGTGCTCTTGCTTCAAGGTGACCTTGGTAGCGGCAAAACCACCCTGGTGCAGGGAATAGGCACAGGATTGGGAATCCAAGATCCGATCGTCAGCCCAACATTCATCTTGCTCAATGAATACTTGGAAGGACGGATTCCACTCTATCATGTTGATCTGTATCGCCTTAGCCCTCCAGAAGTTGAAGCACTTCAGCTTGAAAGGTATTGGGACGGGGTTGAAGTGATACCAGGGATTATGGCGATCGAATGGCCAGAAAGGTTATCGTATAAGCCTTCTAGCTATTTGCATATTCACCTGTCTTATATAAACAACGGTCAACGACAAGCAACGATCGAATCAGTGGGAACCGATTCTCCTGCATTGAATCAGCTAATATCCAGCATTGACACTACTAATTAA
- a CDS encoding FHA domain-containing protein translates to MNQLTLEWLEAGQVRTHTIQAQQATKQPGSFRIGRDPSQCDLVIQHPTVSKLHVEIFFAPQQPGFFLRNLREPNPPLVDQKRVIQGIAQLHQGSQIRLGELDITVQSVEVAVVLPATVVAVPQPRSPQPVHAHRSPQPQPDPAPQPVVNLSYGLQCPKCHHVSTYDRLQVGCAWCGTSLAAAPSVLLAPGS, encoded by the coding sequence ATGAACCAACTGACACTGGAATGGCTAGAGGCAGGTCAGGTTAGAACCCATACAATTCAAGCTCAACAAGCAACGAAGCAACCAGGAAGTTTTCGCATTGGTCGTGATCCAAGCCAGTGTGATTTAGTCATTCAACATCCGACGGTTTCGAAACTGCATGTCGAAATCTTTTTTGCGCCTCAACAGCCTGGGTTCTTTTTGCGCAATCTGCGCGAACCAAATCCACCGTTGGTCGATCAAAAGCGGGTGATTCAAGGAATTGCTCAACTACATCAAGGTAGCCAAATTCGGTTGGGGGAACTGGATATAACGGTGCAGTCAGTTGAAGTGGCAGTGGTATTGCCAGCAACCGTGGTGGCTGTTCCCCAACCGCGATCGCCCCAACCTGTTCATGCCCATCGATCGCCCCAACCGCAACCCGACCCAGCACCTCAACCGGTCGTCAATCTCTCCTATGGGCTGCAATGTCCCAAGTGTCACCACGTATCCACCTATGACCGGTTGCAAGTAGGTTGTGCCTGGTGTGGAACATCTTTAGCTGCCGCTCCTAGTGTGCTACTAGCTCCGGGTAGTTAA
- a CDS encoding sigma-70 family RNA polymerase sigma factor has translation MTIDPIQAYLRSIGRTSLLTPAEELELAKAVQAMLPLLTLESPTAEELAIIRRGKRAKDRMIQANLRLVVTIAKKYQNRGLDLLDLIQEGSLGLERAVEKFDPTKGYKFSTYAYWWIRQGVTRALQTDARTIRLPVHIQEKLSKIKTTTKALAAQTGRKPTADELAAALDITLEELRSLLAQQRRCASLDAFVGQEQETRLGDLIPDEQQQYQMETMALQDQCQQYLACLTDKERQLISLRFGLKDGKRHSLAEVGEVFGFSRERARQIEVKAMRKLRQTANASAYA, from the coding sequence ATGACTATTGATCCTATCCAAGCCTATCTCCGCTCCATCGGCAGAACGTCTCTACTCACTCCTGCCGAAGAACTGGAACTTGCGAAAGCGGTGCAAGCCATGTTGCCGTTGCTAACTCTGGAGTCGCCTACAGCCGAAGAATTAGCAATCATTCGTCGGGGCAAACGCGCCAAAGATCGCATGATCCAAGCCAATTTACGATTAGTGGTGACGATCGCCAAAAAGTATCAAAACCGAGGACTTGACCTGCTAGATCTCATTCAAGAAGGCAGTCTTGGATTGGAACGAGCGGTTGAAAAATTTGATCCGACTAAAGGTTATAAGTTTTCCACCTATGCGTACTGGTGGATTCGTCAAGGTGTAACACGAGCACTGCAAACGGATGCCCGCACAATTCGTCTTCCAGTTCACATTCAAGAAAAGCTGAGTAAAATTAAGACCACCACCAAAGCCTTAGCCGCACAAACAGGACGAAAACCGACAGCCGACGAGCTAGCGGCTGCTCTGGATATTACCCTGGAAGAACTGCGCAGCCTATTAGCCCAACAACGTCGCTGTGCCTCGCTAGATGCGTTTGTAGGACAAGAACAGGAAACGCGATTGGGGGATCTGATTCCCGATGAACAACAGCAATACCAAATGGAAACGATGGCGCTGCAAGATCAGTGTCAGCAGTACTTAGCGTGCTTAACAGATAAAGAGCGTCAACTAATTTCACTACGCTTTGGACTAAAAGATGGCAAACGCCATAGCTTAGCCGAAGTCGGTGAGGTGTTTGGCTTCTCTAGAGAACGGGCCCGCCAAATCGAGGTGAAGGCTATGCGCAAACTACGGCAAACGGCTAATGCGTCTGCTTATGCTTGA
- a CDS encoding FIST signal transduction protein codes for MMNAMKWASALSTRPSLEAAVEEVATQAQQLLQAPPDLGLVFISSAFASEFSRLMPLLQQRLSVPALIGCSGGGVIGVNSAGHVREVEDTAALGLTLAYLPDVTVQTFHLSTDRLPDLDGPPDAWIDRIGVLPQDNPQFILLGDPTASGLNEVLQGLDYAYPGSTKIGGLASVDSASRYGCLFCDYQQRRDGVVGVALSGNIVLETIVAQGCRPIGHTYRVVEGERNILTQLEEQSNEDGSSCGLPQTPLEVLQNLFQTLSEDDRLLAQRALFVGVAQSAFKQHLEQGDFLIRNLLGVDPKTGAIAIGDRVRPGQRIQFHLRDAKASEADLTTLLQRYQSQSLSTSPVGALMFSCLGRGEGLYNEPDFDSQLFNQFISVPLSGFFCNGEIGPVEGTTFLHGYTSVFGICRPRTQNET; via the coding sequence ATGATGAATGCTATGAAGTGGGCCAGTGCGCTCTCAACCCGCCCCTCGTTGGAAGCTGCTGTTGAGGAAGTTGCAACTCAAGCACAGCAGTTGCTTCAAGCTCCACCCGATCTCGGACTTGTGTTTATCTCGTCGGCTTTTGCCAGTGAGTTTTCGCGATTAATGCCCCTACTGCAACAGCGGTTGTCGGTGCCTGCCTTGATTGGCTGTAGTGGTGGCGGGGTGATTGGTGTGAATTCGGCTGGGCATGTACGCGAGGTAGAAGATACGGCTGCCCTGGGGCTAACATTGGCATATCTACCAGACGTTACGGTGCAGACGTTTCATCTGTCTACCGATCGCCTACCAGATTTGGATGGGCCACCCGATGCGTGGATCGATCGCATTGGGGTTTTACCACAAGACAATCCACAATTTATTTTGTTGGGCGATCCCACCGCGTCGGGACTTAATGAAGTGCTGCAAGGATTAGATTATGCCTATCCAGGATCTACCAAAATTGGTGGACTCGCAAGCGTGGATTCTGCCTCTCGCTACGGCTGTTTATTTTGCGACTATCAACAACGGCGTGATGGGGTAGTGGGTGTGGCCCTCAGTGGCAATATTGTGCTAGAGACGATCGTGGCTCAAGGGTGTCGGCCGATTGGGCATACCTATCGTGTGGTGGAAGGAGAACGCAATATTTTGACGCAGCTAGAGGAACAGTCCAATGAGGATGGGTCTTCCTGTGGACTGCCCCAAACACCGCTCGAAGTTTTGCAAAACTTATTTCAAACCCTCAGCGAAGACGATCGACTGCTAGCGCAACGAGCGCTCTTTGTGGGGGTTGCCCAAAGCGCTTTTAAACAGCATCTGGAACAGGGAGATTTTCTGATTCGCAATTTGCTGGGGGTCGATCCCAAAACTGGAGCCATTGCCATTGGCGATCGAGTGCGACCGGGGCAGCGCATTCAATTTCACTTGCGGGATGCCAAGGCCTCTGAAGCCGATCTCACAACTCTGTTGCAACGCTATCAGAGTCAGTCCTTATCAACTTCGCCGGTGGGTGCGCTGATGTTTTCTTGCTTGGGACGTGGTGAAGGCTTATACAATGAGCCAGATTTTGATTCGCAACTATTCAATCAATTCATTTCGGTTCCCCTCAGCGGCTTCTTCTGTAACGGCGAAATTGGTCCGGTAGAAGGAACAACATTTTTGCATGGCTACACGTCTGTTTTCGGTATTTGTCGTCCGCGAACGCAGAATGAAACATAG
- a CDS encoding TetR/AcrR family transcriptional regulator, with protein sequence MPAKLTKAEQTLRTRRAILDRARHLFATNGYTATGTEEIISELGITRGALYHQFHDKLGVFKAVVSEAYDEIATYISSKVQSLDDPWDQLVIGCQAFLEVAHQEELRRLVFIEAPAVLAADTLVEFDQHGFGLLHEAIQTVVAQGKLNTIDAEGFAHLVNGALNELAAWIAQSNDPDRLKTAQQLVETLLIRHQNSPENSA encoded by the coding sequence ATGCCTGCCAAATTAACCAAGGCGGAGCAAACCCTGCGTACCCGCCGTGCCATTCTTGATCGGGCCCGTCATTTGTTTGCAACAAATGGGTATACGGCCACCGGAACCGAGGAAATCATCAGCGAATTGGGGATTACTCGAGGAGCGTTGTATCACCAATTCCACGACAAGCTGGGCGTGTTCAAAGCCGTAGTGTCTGAAGCCTATGATGAGATAGCCACCTACATCAGCAGCAAGGTACAGTCACTGGATGATCCGTGGGATCAGTTAGTGATTGGCTGTCAAGCGTTCTTGGAAGTTGCTCACCAAGAGGAATTACGACGACTAGTGTTCATCGAAGCTCCAGCCGTGTTAGCAGCAGATACCTTAGTTGAGTTTGATCAGCATGGCTTTGGTCTATTGCATGAGGCAATTCAAACAGTCGTTGCGCAAGGAAAGCTGAACACAATCGATGCAGAGGGGTTTGCCCATTTAGTGAATGGTGCGCTGAATGAATTGGCGGCATGGATAGCGCAATCCAATGATCCCGATCGGTTAAAGACGGCTCAACAGTTAGTTGAAACCCTATTAATTCGGCATCAGAATAGTCCTGAGAACAGTGCTTGA
- a CDS encoding GNAT family N-acetyltransferase: MDAVLKTRKATTADIPFLARIDYEVSLPPLNRCFWEDLLQGTGIRAMQFIEAVLRADASNWGGVTDFVVLEEQGNPVAAAAGYIPNLEDYCPFRLSSLNKVAQELNWSEEITTTFRDRYLQLWGGDLRPFFLTPQAPWIIENVAVLPEARGRGLGKVLLKALLEEGRSQQHSHAGIMIINGNEVARRTYEAIGFKPYQTFHAAYFSEQFNSDFPGVTKFGLRLTQS; this comes from the coding sequence ATGGATGCCGTCCTAAAGACTCGCAAAGCCACAACCGCAGATATCCCATTCTTAGCCCGAATTGACTATGAGGTCTCCCTGCCGCCACTGAATCGTTGCTTTTGGGAAGACTTGCTTCAAGGCACTGGAATAAGAGCTATGCAATTTATTGAAGCAGTGCTGAGAGCCGATGCATCGAATTGGGGTGGCGTAACAGATTTCGTAGTCCTAGAAGAGCAGGGAAACCCTGTGGCTGCTGCCGCAGGCTACATTCCCAACTTAGAGGATTACTGTCCATTTCGTCTGTCTAGTCTTAACAAGGTTGCCCAAGAGTTGAATTGGTCTGAGGAGATAACAACGACCTTTCGCGATCGCTATCTACAACTGTGGGGCGGGGATCTCCGACCGTTTTTCCTGACGCCACAAGCCCCCTGGATTATTGAAAATGTGGCTGTGTTGCCAGAGGCTCGAGGGCGTGGTCTAGGCAAGGTATTACTCAAAGCCTTATTGGAGGAAGGCCGATCGCAGCAGCACTCTCATGCCGGAATCATGATCATCAACGGCAACGAGGTAGCACGTCGTACCTATGAGGCGATCGGGTTTAAGCCCTATCAAACCTTCCATGCGGCGTACTTCAGCGAACAATTCAATAGTGATTTTCCAGGCGTAACGAAGTTCGGTCTTCGGCTAACCCAATCTTAG